TCATGTCCTGATTTCATCGACGCCTATGGACAATAACGGCAATGAGCTTGCCAATGTGCTTAAGCTGAATATTTATAAAGGCACCACTAAAAAGCGGCTGGCCAAGTCGCCGATAGCTTATGCTTCTTTTTTAAGTAAGGCCGACGGTACCCTGGGATTGGTTACCGGTATCGATGAAAAAGACAAACAGCATACCTACCTGTATCAGGGCAAAAATCAATGGCAAAAGCTGGCATTGCAGGAAACTTTGCCTAACTATAGTCCGCTGGCTTTTGATGCCTCAGGAGAAAATTTATATTTATCCAGCCGTGGCCAGGATAAAAGCGGTATTTACCGCCTGAATCTGGCCTCGGGCGAATCCAAAGCGGTATTTACCGATAAAAAAGTCGATATTTCAGGCTACAGGTTTTCGGTCAGGGACCGCCAGGTATACGCACTCAGGCTGGATGACGGTTTGCCTGAATATCTGCTGGTAAATAAAAGCCATGACGAGGCGAAAGTGTTTAAACAGTTGCTGGCCAGTTTTCCCGGCTCTGAGATATATATCACCAGCCAGACCCGTAAAGGCGATAAATTTGTCTTCCTGGTTGCTTCAGATGTAGATCCCGGCTCCCTGTACCTTTATGACAGGAAGAAAAACCAGTTGATGTTTTTATTCTCATACCGTAAAAACCTGGATAAAAAGCTGCTGATGCCCAGCGAGCCCTTTAACTTTACCGCCAGTGACAAGCGTACTATTCACGGCTATTTTACCCCCGCCAACAGCTACCAGGCCGACAAGCAGAAAAAGCTAGTGGTCCTGGTGCATGGCGGTCCTCATGGCGTGCGTGATACCTGGTCATTTGATCCTGAGGTGCAGGTGATATCGCAACACGGTTTTTCTGTGCTGAGGGTGAATTACCGCGGTTCGGGCGGATATGGTGCAGACTTTGAAGTTGCCGGTTACGGGCAATGGGGCGGTAAAATACAGCAGGATATTGCCGAAGCCGTAGACTGGGCGATAGCAAACAAGCAAATAGATAAAGATAAAGTCTGCATTATCGGCCACAGTTTCGGCGGTTATTCGGCGGCTATGGGACCGATAAACTATCCCGGCAAATATGCCTGTGCCGTTGCCAGTATGGGAGTTTATGACTTACCCCTGATGTATGAGGAAGGCAATAGCGCGAAGTTACATTATGGCGAGGCGTATCTGAATAAAGTGCTGGGAACGGATGTTAAGGTACAGCGGCAAATGTCGCCTGCCTATCATGCGGAAAAAGTGGCTTTACCCTTGTTGATTTTCCATGGTGAAAAAGACGAAAGGGCGCCGATTGAGCAGGCGGAATCTTTCACCCGTGCTTTGGATAAGGCCGAGAAACCTTATGAATACCATTTGTTTGATAAGGAAGGGCATGGTTTCTACAACCCCGATAATCAGGTGGTTTACTATTCAAAAATGCTGACCTTCCTGCAGCAGCATTTGAATCGGTAACTGTGGACTAGCGTCCGCTTTCTTGAGATTTTCATGTTTTAACAGCTTGTGATATTGCCGGTTTCGGTTTTGTCGCAAGCTGTTTGTTACCCCTTGACCTCTGAACTCTCCCTGCCTCATGATTATTTCATGAATATCAGCGCAATAGTTTCTTCTGCGACTGGACAGAATAATACTCTTAGTGCCACGCTTAAATGAGATGTTTTTTCTGAACTGATATCGGCTAAAATTGCTATGGTCATAGTCACCTGGAGCCGGCAAATGATGAAAAGCGCTGACTTTAATATCCGCCAGTTTTGCTGTTACGCTTTGCTGCTGTTGCCGATCTTTTTTTCCGTCCCGGGCAAGGGGGAGCAAAAACCTTTAGTGATAGGTATCGAAGCCCTGGATTACCTGCCTTTTTATCAGGTAAAGGCCGGGGAACCCCTGTCCGGCTATTCCGTAGACTTGTTGCAGCTTTTTGGCCGCAAAGCCGGGTATGACATTAAGTTTGAAGCTTATAACGTTTCGCGGCTTTTCTCAGTTTTTCTGGCGGGAAGGATAGATTTTAAATATCCCGACAGTCCGAACTGGTCTGCACAAATGAAAAAAAGCCACGGCATTTATTACAGCAACAGCACCACAGCAATTGTTGACGGCATTTTAACCCTGAGCAAAAATCAGGATCTGCTGCTGGATGAATTTAAGGTGCTCGGCAGTATCAGGGGCTTTAGTCCCTGGCCTTATATGGGCTGGGTACAAACCGGCAGGATCACCCTGGTAGAAGCAGATAATATGGATCAACTGTTCCGCCTGTTAAAGGCGGGGCGGATTCACGGTGCTTATGTCAATGTACAGGTGGGCATGAAATATGTGCAGCAACATTTGCCCAACCTGAATGTCGTCTGGAACCGCGGTTTGCCTTTCGGTAAAGACAACTATTTTTTATCCACTATCTATCACCAGGAAGTACTGAAAGAATTTGATAAGTTCCTGATTACTTATAAAAAAGAGATCGAGGAATTAAAACGCCGGCACGGTATTGAATATTTAGAGCTCAAAAAAACCGGCAGCCGTTAAGCTTCTTAATGAATTTATTATCAGCCTGAGCTTTTACTGGCGACTTGAGCCCGTGCCAGTTGTCCCAGGTAACTTTCCTGTTTTGCCAAAAATGCCATTAACTGCTGCTGATAATCTTTGCTTACCGCTTCAATTACCGAATTTCGGTCCAGTACGTACTGTGCCCAGAGTACCAGTTTGGGCAAATGTTGAAAAAAATGCTGACCGCTGAGTTTTTCAAATAATGGCAGCTCTCTGAAGGCCGGGGCAAAGGCGGCATCCACCAGGGAAAATTTGTTATTGCTGAAATACTCCGCCCGCACCAGGTTGTCTTCCAGGGTTTGCCCCAGATGTTCCAGCTGTTGCTGAATCTGGAGAAAAGTGGCTTTATCGGCAGCTTGATAGAGCTGATCGATCAAATTCAAACTTGTTGAAGCAAATTCGATCCAAGACTTTTGCTCAGCCTTTTCCAAAGGATCTTCAGCCAGCAATTTACCCCGGTTGACTTCATTGATGTATTCGCAGATCACTTCAGATTCAAATAAAACTGTCCCGTCATCTATCACTAACACCGGCACCTTGCCCAGCGGCGACAAGGCCAGAAACCAGTCGGGCTTATTGGTTAGATCTATGTCGATGCGTTTATAGGGCACCGCCAGCTCTTTCAGGGTAATCACCGCCCTTTGTACATAAGGGCAAAGGATGTGGCTGATCAGGGTGAATCTGGCACTATCTGTCATCTGGCCTCCGCTTATGTGCCATGCCTGTTTATAGGATAGGAGTTATTTTCCGGGCTGCACGTTTTGCGGTTTCTCCTTTTTAAATATTGCGCTTGCATTGAAATACCCGGAAACAGCCTTATTTAGATAGTATCTGAAGCAACTGAAGATTTTCATCAAAGCGTGTGGCCCGAGTTTAAGCATGAGTACCAGAGTTAATTTAACAAGGTATCTGGCGTTACTTTTAGTCGTTTATGTGACGACCTTTGCTGCTGTGTCATTTTCAAAACTTTCAGATGCCGGTTTGGGCTGGGCCGAGCCTGCTCAACCTGCAATGTCAGAGCAAGTAAAGCTTTCTTTTGCTGGGGAAGATGACGACTTTGACGGTTATTTCAACCCGCCGAGAGGACTCCGGGCCACTGCCCCGGTATTCGCCGCCGAAGTGCAAACCGAGCCGGACTACGTCCTGGAAATAGAATTTTTTGCTGCCGAACTGGCAGCGGCTTTCTTTAAAAACCTCACCAATCCGCCGCTTGATCCCGTTTGGTATCTGCAACTTGCACACCATAATCAAACATCCCGGATTTCCGGCTGGAAAGACGGTAATTTTCTCTACTCCGCCCGTATCACCTACCACGGCTAAGTTCATCCGTTCAGGCTGCGTGGACCTTCTGTTTTATTAAGAAAAAAACAGGGTCTTTGCACGCTAAAAAATCACCCCTTTTTTCTTTTAGGTGTTTAAACACCTGATTTGTCGTGCGGGATCTTCATCCTGTGCGGTTATTAATGTAGAGATTTTATGATGAATATACCCGTAAAAAAGCCGAGGGCTTATTTTAAATGGCAGAACCTGGTTTTAGTGATCACCTTGCTGTTATTGCTGGTCAGCGCCCTGCCCAACTTTTATGGCAAACAGGCCAATATCCGTTTAACCCCAAGGTCAGAAGCAAGCAAACCTGTCACGCCTCAAGCTATAAAGGCATTGTTTTCCGGACAACAGCTTTCCGGACAAGATCTTTCCGGAGAGGAGCTTTCCGGACAAGCACAGCTGCTAGACAGGATTTCAGTGACCCAAGCCTATACCGATATACTTGTCCCGGATGAGGCTGCCCGGATCCGGGCAGAAAAAGTGCTGAAGGATAACTTCTCCGGGGACTATCTGGTTTCCACCGTTATAACAAGCGATGCTCCCGCCTGGCTGCAGGCCCTGGGGGGAGAGCCGGTTAAACTGGGCCTGGATTTAAGCGGTGGTGTCTTGTTTGTGTTGGATGTCGATATAGAGCAGGCATTAACGGAGCGCCTACAGCAGATTTCCTTATCGCTAAAATCTATGGCCATGGAACATAAGCTCAGGGGAGTAAAGGTGGCCGTGACCGGCCAGTCGGAAATCAGCCTAACCCTGGCGGATAACAGCAGGCAATCTCTTAAACCTTTACTGGCTGAAATCAACCGGGTTTATCCCGAACTGACTCCGACCAGTATCAGTACCCGCCAACTGAAACTCAACCATGCCGATCCTGAACTGGTGAAATTTCGCCAACAAATCATGAAACAAACGATAAAAACCATGCGCGGGCGTATCGAAGAGCTGGGCATTACCGAGGCCGTTACCCAGCAACAGGGGAAAAACCGCATCCGTATCGAGCTGCCCGGGGTGCATGACCCCGAGCAGGCAAAACGTATTATCGGTGCTACCGCTTCCCTGGAGTTTTACCAGCTGGCGGAAAATTCCCGTGCCATGGGGGTAAAACGCATTAAGGATGAAAATGGCCGCGGACTGTTACTGAACAGTCAGGCTGTTTTTACCGGCGCTAATATCAAGAATGCTCAGTCCGGCCGTGACCAAATGGGGGCTCCGCTGGTGAATTTAACTTTGGATAATGCAGGCGGAAAAAAAATGTCGGCATTTTCAAAAGCGAATATCGGCAAACCTATGGTGACGGTCTTTTCGGAGTTTTACCGTAATCAAAACAATGAGGCGGTGAAAAAAAGCAAGGTCATTAATGTCGCCACCATACGCTCGCATTTAGGGGCGCAATTTAGTATCACCAATATGCCAAGCCTGCAGGAGGCGCAAGAGCTGGCGTTACTGTTAAGGGCGGGCTCACTGACGGCGCCGGTAACCATAGTGAAGCAGCAGACCATAGAGGCCACCTTAGGGGCCGACAATATCGACAAGGGCATTAAAGCGTTAACCCTGGGAATAGTGCTGACCCTGGTGTTTATGCTTGTCTGGTACCGGGGATTGGGGCTGATTGCCAATTTGGCCCTGGCCTTGAACTTAATGAGCTTACTCGGCCTGATGTCACTATTGCCGGGGGCGGTTTTAACCTTGCCCGGAATTGCCGGACTGGTGCTTACCGTAGGCATGGCGGTAGATACGAATGTACTTATTTTCGAACGCATCAAGGAGGAGCTTAAGCGCGGGCGCAAAGTGCTGTCAGCGATAGAAGCCGGTTATAAGCACGCTTTTGCCACTATCCTGGATGCCAATATTACCACTTTGATCACCGGGCTTATTCTCTATGCCATAGGTTACGGGGCAGTGAAGGGCTTTGCCCTTATCCTGTGCCTGGGGATCCTGACCAGCATTCTTACCGGGGTATTCGTTTCCAAGGCATTAACCAATATGGCGATTCGGGAAAATAAAGACAAGTTATTAGGAGTGACACTATGAAACATAAAAAAATGACCCGGATGGCATGGTTGACGAAGTTCAGGGTAGCAGGTTTTTATTTGTCCCTGGGATTGGTGTTGCTCGCTCTAGCCGGCTTGTTCAGCCGTGGCCTTAATCTTGGCCTGGATTTCACCGGCGGTTATTTAACGGAATTCTCCACCAGTGAAGCCGTCAGCCAGCAGGAAATGCGCCGGGCATTAAGCGCATATTTGCCGGGCGACTTTGCCTTGTCGTCGGCAGAGCAGGGCACCTACTGGACGGTGCGCCAGGCAGATAATGTATCAAGTGTTCAGGGGGCAGACTGGCTGGATAAACTGGCACAGGAGCTGGCGGCCAAACCCCGGGCCATTACCCTTGTTCCCCAGGATGCCATATACATGGGCAGCCAGGTGGGGGAAGAGCTGATTGAGCAGGGAGGCCTGGCGTTGTTAACCGCTGCTGTGGTGATTTTACTTTACCTGGCAATAAGGTTTGAATGGCGTCTGGCGACAGGAGCCGTGGCGGCATTATGCCATGACGTTATTTTGGTATTGGGGCTATTCGCCTGGACCGGATTGAGTTTTGATTTAACCGTGCTGGCCAGTATTCTGGCCATTATCGGTTATTCGTTAAACGACTCTATTATTGTCGGCGACAAGGTGCGGGAATTAATGAAACGCCAAAGCGATGCCTCGATGGAGACAGTGATCAATCTGGCGATTCAATCCACCTTAGTGCGCACCCTGATCACTTCGGGCACTACGCTGGCGACAATTTTGTCGGTCTGGCTTTTGGCGGGAACATCGTTAAACGGCTTTTCGGTCGCCCTATTTGCCGGGATACTTGTCGGGACTTTCTCTTCGGTAGCTATCTCTGCCACTGTGCCTCAGTTGCTGGGGTTAACGGCGGATTACTATCAAAAGCAACAAGAGGCTGTCTGCCCGTTACCTTAAGGTAATAACACAGGCTTCAGGTTAACTGTACTGATAAACAAAGGCATGGTCTTAGTGTGAGGCCATGCCTTTGAAGTCACGCCTTTGAAGAGAATGAATATTACCTTTATGCTTTGCCGGCTGTATTGCCGAACCCGGTGCCCGCTATAACCCGCCAGTTATTCGCTGATAAGCCAATCCTTCCTGTCATACAGCTGAAACATTAGCGACACAAAACCACAACATTAGTAAAACATTTCTGTCATCTTTGCTTCGTAACATAGCTGCAAAAAATTTGTAGTTAAACAAATTTTAACAAACTTAAACAAATCGCTGTGGAGCAAACCCTGATGCAACTAAATAAAGTTTTTCAAATAAGTATGATTGCCGGTGCCTTAGTCTTAGCTGGTTGTGGTGGCGACATTAAAGTTAAGCCGACTACCATAGACAACTCTATAGACAACAGTGTCACTAACCCAAGCACAGGTACCCCAACCGAAGTTAAATGTGCTTCTTACACCCAGAACGGTTCTACCTTAACCGGTACTGCCGATGGCAACGACTGTATTTATTCCACTACGTTTGCTTCAGATCTGAAAGAAATCACCAGTGATCTTTATATCCCGGCAATCGAAGGCCGCCATATCTTTAACGGCAGTCTGTTTATCGGCGCCGACTATGCGCCCGGCCAGGAAAGCAATATTCCGGCGACAGGTGCGGTATTAACCATTGAAGCCGGCAGCACTCTCGTTTTCTCAGGCAACGATGATTATCTGCGTATTGCCCGCGGTTCGCGCATTGTCGCCGAAGGTACGGTAGACAAGCCAATCACCTTTACCTCCAACGAAGCCTTCGAAGATTTGGATACCGTAGGCGAAGGCCCTAAATACCGCGACTGGGGTGGCATCATGATCAACGGCCGCGGCATCAACAACAAGTGTACTACCGCTGAGCGTGAAGCCGATACCTGTAGCCAGAAAACCGAAGGCGCCGTGTCTTACTACGGCGGTAACATCGAAGATGATAACAGCGGTATCCTGAAATTCGTCAACATCAGTTACGCAGGTTCAGGTCCTAAGCTGGCGGGCGCCGGTGACGACCTGAACTCCCTGTCTTTATACGCGGTAGGGTCAGGCACTACTATCGATTATGTACACATTCATGAAGGTTACGACGACGGCGTTGAAGCTTTCGGCGGCAGCGTTAACATGAAGCACCTGGTATTAACCCATAACCAGGACGACAGCGTCGACTGGGATGAAGGCTACACAGGTAAAATCCAGCATGTACTGATCAAGCACGGCAACCAGTTAGGTAACCGCGGTTTTGAAACCGACGGCGCCAAGTCATCTCCGGCGGCCCAGGGCGATACCGACGAGTCCGGCTCTAACCCGACCGTTGCCAACGTTACCGTGATTTCCAACGAAACCGAAAGTATCCGTGACGGCGACGCTTCCCGCGGCATCATGATGCGCGAATGGGGCATGGGTAAACTGTATAACCTGTTGGTGACCAACCCGGCTACCGAAGGTTCGCACCAGTGTTTCGAATTAAACGATGAAAAAGACAAGGTTGAGTCAGACGGTGTTATCGCCAATGCCAATGCCGACAAGATCATCGTTGAAGGTTCGGTTGTTGCCTGCGGCATCAACTTTAAAAACCCGAAAAACAATCCCGACTTCGATTTAGCCGCCTGGTGGAAAAGCAAAGGCAACATTGCTTTAACCAAAGACCACGTGGTTTATGCTGCTGACGGCTATCGCACCGCCGCGACCATGACAGATGCCGAAGGCACCGCCGTAACTATTCCTGCAGCGATAGATGCGAATGCCATGGACCCTTGGTTTGACCAGGTGGATTATGTTGGCGCCATCAGTGAAAGCGACGTTGACAGCGACTGGGCGAAATGGGTAGATGCCGCCATGGCCATCGCCGCCGCTTCTTCTTTTGCCCACTAGGCAATACCCGGTTAATTCTTAATTAATCCATTCATAAGCAGGGTTGCCGTCAGGCGTCCTGCTTCTCTCACAGAGCGTTTATGGACTGTTTTTCCAAGAGGTCATTTGGTATGAAAACCAAAACATCCAACTTTAAACTGAGCCAGTTAAGTCTGGGACTAATGCTGGCGCTTTCTGCCGGTATCACCAGCGGTTTTGCTCCCGGCGCTTATGCTGCCGAAGAGGATGAGCAAGAGCTGGCCATGGAAGAAGTGGTTGCCGTTGCCACCCGTTTGCAGGGCAGCGCCACGGCCGTTATCGAAGAAAGAAAACAGCAGGCATTCGTTGCCGATATTATGGGGGCGGAACAAATCTCCCGCACCGGCGACAGCGATGCCGCATCAGCCCTGCGTAGGGTAACAGGTCTTACCCTGGTTGACGGCAAAT
This genomic window from Thalassomonas viridans contains:
- a CDS encoding alpha/beta hydrolase family protein codes for the protein MNLIIKQALCALLLCSFFTFAENLNVKLINELSQRAEIQDAKISPSGRYLALGAIQNDIRGISVLDLKDYRFISAVSLPGNNELGDFFWANDERIVAEVMINHSWQESPTFYGELFAFNYDGSKSKMIYGYRTGKMQTGTAIKQRKATYGWAEIIDPLYDDEDHVLISSTPMDNNGNELANVLKLNIYKGTTKKRLAKSPIAYASFLSKADGTLGLVTGIDEKDKQHTYLYQGKNQWQKLALQETLPNYSPLAFDASGENLYLSSRGQDKSGIYRLNLASGESKAVFTDKKVDISGYRFSVRDRQVYALRLDDGLPEYLLVNKSHDEAKVFKQLLASFPGSEIYITSQTRKGDKFVFLVASDVDPGSLYLYDRKKNQLMFLFSYRKNLDKKLLMPSEPFNFTASDKRTIHGYFTPANSYQADKQKKLVVLVHGGPHGVRDTWSFDPEVQVISQHGFSVLRVNYRGSGGYGADFEVAGYGQWGGKIQQDIAEAVDWAIANKQIDKDKVCIIGHSFGGYSAAMGPINYPGKYACAVASMGVYDLPLMYEEGNSAKLHYGEAYLNKVLGTDVKVQRQMSPAYHAEKVALPLLIFHGEKDERAPIEQAESFTRALDKAEKPYEYHLFDKEGHGFYNPDNQVVYYSKMLTFLQQHLNR
- a CDS encoding substrate-binding periplasmic protein, whose protein sequence is MMKSADFNIRQFCCYALLLLPIFFSVPGKGEQKPLVIGIEALDYLPFYQVKAGEPLSGYSVDLLQLFGRKAGYDIKFEAYNVSRLFSVFLAGRIDFKYPDSPNWSAQMKKSHGIYYSNSTTAIVDGILTLSKNQDLLLDEFKVLGSIRGFSPWPYMGWVQTGRITLVEADNMDQLFRLLKAGRIHGAYVNVQVGMKYVQQHLPNLNVVWNRGLPFGKDNYFLSTIYHQEVLKEFDKFLITYKKEIEELKRRHGIEYLELKKTGSR
- a CDS encoding glutathione S-transferase family protein, with the protein product MTDSARFTLISHILCPYVQRAVITLKELAVPYKRIDIDLTNKPDWFLALSPLGKVPVLVIDDGTVLFESEVICEYINEVNRGKLLAEDPLEKAEQKSWIEFASTSLNLIDQLYQAADKATFLQIQQQLEHLGQTLEDNLVRAEYFSNNKFSLVDAAFAPAFRELPLFEKLSGQHFFQHLPKLVLWAQYVLDRNSVIEAVSKDYQQQLMAFLAKQESYLGQLARAQVASKSSG
- the secD gene encoding protein translocase subunit SecD, whose protein sequence is MNIPVKKPRAYFKWQNLVLVITLLLLLVSALPNFYGKQANIRLTPRSEASKPVTPQAIKALFSGQQLSGQDLSGEELSGQAQLLDRISVTQAYTDILVPDEAARIRAEKVLKDNFSGDYLVSTVITSDAPAWLQALGGEPVKLGLDLSGGVLFVLDVDIEQALTERLQQISLSLKSMAMEHKLRGVKVAVTGQSEISLTLADNSRQSLKPLLAEINRVYPELTPTSISTRQLKLNHADPELVKFRQQIMKQTIKTMRGRIEELGITEAVTQQQGKNRIRIELPGVHDPEQAKRIIGATASLEFYQLAENSRAMGVKRIKDENGRGLLLNSQAVFTGANIKNAQSGRDQMGAPLVNLTLDNAGGKKMSAFSKANIGKPMVTVFSEFYRNQNNEAVKKSKVINVATIRSHLGAQFSITNMPSLQEAQELALLLRAGSLTAPVTIVKQQTIEATLGADNIDKGIKALTLGIVLTLVFMLVWYRGLGLIANLALALNLMSLLGLMSLLPGAVLTLPGIAGLVLTVGMAVDTNVLIFERIKEELKRGRKVLSAIEAGYKHAFATILDANITTLITGLILYAIGYGAVKGFALILCLGILTSILTGVFVSKALTNMAIRENKDKLLGVTL
- the secF gene encoding protein translocase subunit SecF, with product MKHKKMTRMAWLTKFRVAGFYLSLGLVLLALAGLFSRGLNLGLDFTGGYLTEFSTSEAVSQQEMRRALSAYLPGDFALSSAEQGTYWTVRQADNVSSVQGADWLDKLAQELAAKPRAITLVPQDAIYMGSQVGEELIEQGGLALLTAAVVILLYLAIRFEWRLATGAVAALCHDVILVLGLFAWTGLSFDLTVLASILAIIGYSLNDSIIVGDKVRELMKRQSDASMETVINLAIQSTLVRTLITSGTTLATILSVWLLAGTSLNGFSVALFAGILVGTFSSVAISATVPQLLGLTADYYQKQQEAVCPLP